The Candidatus Neomarinimicrobiota bacterium genome includes a window with the following:
- a CDS encoding endonuclease has product MKQFLLIFTLTITSLWSQIPNGYYNNASGLNGTALQQALHDIIDGHQSQSYSALWTHFQSTDVKPNGKVWDMYSDVPGGTPPYEYTFVTNQCGNYGAEGDCYNREHSWPKSWFNEGSPMYTDMFHLVPTDGYVNGQRSNYPYGETSNPSWTSLNGSKKGPCSYPGYTGTVFEPIDAYKGDFARNYFYMSTRYFNEDGSWDNNAMVNGSQLVEWALNMLLEWHAADPVSQKEIDRNNAIHDIQNNRNPFIDHPEYTALIWSGAAPAPTAPSDLFALDITETIIELSWTDNATDEDGFYLYQDNSLLTTLSTDVTSYEASGLIEATSYTFGVSAFNGSGESAQVTVSVTTSGGGGSTVTHFLEDFETGSGNSYEDGDFALASGSWNLYQSGNFALGTPYNGDYCIAINDDTNGAYITTPAVNTLGSISFYYYQRSGSATDEFQVQKAVNGGTFETIATQNYNVGTTYTLYSLTVNDTSTSVRIRILNDNQAAHLIIDDVAVTNYDPVSIVGDETGLPFGLTLHSAYPNPFNPVTTVSFTIPVETHCNASLRVFDVNGRFVESLYDGITEPGVYTVKWDGADLSSGIYLLRLSSGNDVQIQRVTLLK; this is encoded by the coding sequence ATGAAACAATTTTTATTGATATTTACACTCACGATAACCAGCCTCTGGTCCCAGATACCCAATGGCTATTACAACAATGCTTCAGGTTTGAATGGGACTGCGCTTCAGCAAGCCCTGCATGACATAATCGACGGTCATCAGTCTCAAAGCTATAGTGCTTTGTGGACTCACTTTCAGTCGACAGATGTGAAACCCAATGGAAAAGTGTGGGATATGTATTCAGATGTACCAGGGGGCACTCCTCCTTATGAATACACCTTCGTGACCAATCAATGCGGGAATTACGGGGCTGAAGGCGATTGTTATAATCGAGAGCATTCCTGGCCCAAAAGCTGGTTCAACGAAGGTTCACCCATGTACACGGATATGTTCCATCTGGTACCCACCGATGGTTATGTAAACGGCCAGCGCAGCAATTATCCCTACGGTGAAACCAGTAATCCCAGCTGGACATCTCTGAATGGCAGTAAAAAGGGTCCCTGTAGTTATCCTGGATACACCGGTACTGTTTTTGAACCCATTGATGCCTATAAAGGTGATTTTGCCCGGAATTATTTCTATATGTCAACCCGTTATTTCAATGAAGATGGCTCCTGGGATAACAATGCCATGGTCAACGGATCTCAGCTGGTAGAGTGGGCTTTGAATATGCTTTTGGAGTGGCATGCAGCAGATCCGGTGAGCCAGAAAGAGATCGATCGCAACAATGCCATCCATGATATTCAGAATAACCGTAATCCCTTTATCGATCATCCGGAATATACAGCACTGATCTGGAGTGGGGCAGCTCCTGCACCAACAGCCCCAAGTGATTTATTTGCCCTGGATATCACCGAAACGATCATAGAACTATCCTGGACGGACAACGCCACCGACGAAGACGGATTTTACCTGTATCAGGATAATTCGCTCCTGACCACGCTGAGTACTGATGTGACTTCCTATGAAGCAAGTGGACTGATCGAAGCAACCAGCTACACATTTGGGGTGTCGGCATTTAACGGCTCTGGAGAATCTGCTCAGGTTACCGTATCCGTCACTACCTCAGGAGGAGGTGGAAGTACGGTAACCCATTTCTTGGAAGATTTTGAAACAGGGAGTGGCAACAGTTATGAAGACGGTGACTTCGCGTTAGCCAGTGGGTCCTGGAACCTGTACCAGTCGGGAAATTTCGCCTTGGGAACTCCCTATAATGGGGATTACTGTATTGCAATAAATGATGATACAAATGGTGCCTATATTACCACGCCAGCAGTCAATACACTTGGGAGTATCTCTTTCTACTATTATCAACGAAGTGGATCAGCTACGGATGAATTTCAGGTTCAGAAAGCTGTAAATGGAGGTACGTTCGAGACCATCGCAACTCAGAATTACAATGTGGGTACCACTTATACACTGTATTCTCTAACTGTTAACGACACATCAACATCGGTTCGGATTCGGATCCTTAACGATAACCAGGCGGCTCATTTGATTATTGATGATGTAGCTGTGACCAATTATGATCCTGTATCCATTGTCGGGGATGAAACCGGGTTACCTTTTGGCTTGACCTTACATTCGGCCTATCCCAATCCTTTTAACCCGGTGACGACGGTTTCATTTACAATTCCAGTAGAGACGCATTGCAATGCGTCTCTACGAGTGTTTGATGTGAATGGGCGGTTTGTGGAAAGCCTCTATGATGGCATCACCGAACCGGGGGTCTATACGGTCAAATGGGATGGTGCTGATCTTTCATCAGGCATTTACCTCCTGCGCCTGTCTTCTGGTAATGACGTTCAGATCCAGCGGGTGACCCTGCTGAAATAG